In Chitinibacter sp. SCUT-21, a single genomic region encodes these proteins:
- a CDS encoding ATP-binding protein: MNLSLRPTVILAILLGLLLPATMIGYFSLRNELAAAEKNIRQDHERLVEILVLGMQEPLWNLAPESGKPLLDSVMSDPRVVRIVVNDSSLGVFLTANKPERRLRQLSSLSHLVSKQGNVIGNVTLELDDGLAKKAIERKQQQYIFAVFLQLLFSLGLILFLLNSRILRPLEKLTQQAAQLANDQLDRPFIWHREDEIGQLGSALEQTRLALREMIGKLEQKNLQLEADLMSRQQIESALRVSEDRMRRLVESTRLIPWDARPEEWRFTYVGPQAQQLLNYPLAVWYSEGFLSSYLHPDDRHYAYPLFADSHQPGQIHEFECRLLAASGKEVWVQIMASCDIDSSGRPHLQGFLFDISQRKQSEIHLEKYRHHLEEVIEERSRELAASTHELEILTNILAQDLRTPLRTIEGFSQVLIDDYQDQLDNNARNYLQRIRGGINGMSSRIDDLLMLQQFSRAEIRLQEINLTAMGHDIMDEITMLQPDQPCEILIDEDMHAQADARLIRIALFNLLENAWKYSQTKPVIKISFGRTQVNGQLVYYVADEGIGFNMASAKSLFTPFHRLHSQSQFSGNGIGLTATQRIISRHGGRIWAKSTPDEGTIFYFTLPVNAPDSLQN; this comes from the coding sequence ATGAATCTGTCACTCCGCCCCACTGTCATTTTGGCCATTTTGCTCGGTCTTTTACTACCCGCCACAATGATTGGCTATTTCAGCTTGCGTAACGAATTGGCCGCAGCTGAAAAAAACATTCGCCAAGACCACGAACGCTTGGTTGAGATTTTGGTATTGGGAATGCAAGAGCCTTTATGGAATTTAGCGCCCGAGTCTGGAAAACCGCTGCTTGATTCGGTTATGAGCGATCCACGCGTCGTGCGCATTGTGGTTAACGACTCTTCGCTTGGGGTTTTTCTTACCGCTAACAAACCAGAACGCCGTCTACGGCAACTCTCCTCGCTCTCTCATTTAGTGAGTAAGCAAGGTAATGTGATTGGTAATGTCACCCTAGAACTTGACGATGGCTTGGCAAAAAAGGCCATCGAACGCAAGCAGCAGCAATATATATTCGCCGTTTTTTTACAGCTATTGTTTAGCTTGGGTTTAATTTTGTTTTTATTAAACTCACGCATCTTGCGGCCACTCGAAAAACTGACCCAGCAAGCGGCGCAATTAGCCAACGATCAGCTCGACCGCCCATTTATTTGGCACCGTGAAGATGAAATTGGGCAATTAGGGAGTGCGCTAGAACAAACTCGCCTTGCACTTCGTGAAATGATAGGCAAACTGGAACAAAAAAATTTGCAGCTCGAGGCTGATTTAATGAGCCGCCAGCAAATTGAATCAGCGCTACGCGTGAGTGAAGACAGGATGCGGCGCCTGGTTGAATCTACCCGCCTAATTCCATGGGATGCACGGCCTGAAGAATGGCGTTTTACTTATGTGGGGCCACAGGCACAACAATTACTCAATTACCCATTGGCGGTTTGGTATAGCGAAGGCTTCTTATCGAGCTATCTACACCCCGATGATAGACATTATGCATATCCACTCTTTGCTGACTCTCATCAACCAGGACAAATTCATGAGTTTGAATGCCGATTACTTGCGGCCAGCGGCAAAGAGGTTTGGGTGCAAATTATGGCCAGTTGCGATATCGACTCCAGCGGACGCCCCCACCTACAAGGCTTTTTATTTGACATCAGCCAGCGTAAACAAAGTGAAATTCACTTAGAAAAATACCGCCATCATCTGGAGGAAGTGATTGAAGAGCGCAGCAGAGAATTAGCCGCCAGCACACACGAGCTTGAAATTTTAACCAATATCCTCGCACAGGATTTGCGCACACCTTTACGAACGATTGAAGGCTTTAGCCAAGTACTCATCGATGACTACCAAGACCAACTAGACAACAATGCCCGCAATTACCTGCAGCGTATTCGTGGCGGCATTAATGGCATGTCTAGCCGGATTGATGATTTATTGATGCTGCAGCAATTTTCGCGCGCAGAGATTCGCTTACAAGAAATTAATCTCACGGCGATGGGTCATGACATCATGGACGAAATTACCATGCTGCAACCCGATCAGCCGTGCGAAATCTTGATCGATGAGGATATGCATGCACAAGCCGATGCACGTTTAATCCGGATTGCCCTATTTAACTTGCTTGAAAATGCGTGGAAATACTCACAAACCAAGCCTGTGATTAAAATCAGCTTCGGTCGCACGCAGGTAAATGGCCAGCTAGTTTATTATGTAGCCGACGAGGGCATCGGTTTTAACATGGCATCGGCTAAGAGTCTTTTCACCCCCTTTCATCGCTTGCACTCCCAGTCCCAGTTTAGCGGCAACGGCATCGGCTTAACGGCAACACAACGCATTATTAGCCGCCATGGCGGGCGCATTTGGGCTAAATCTACCCCCGATGAAGGTACGATCTTCTACTTCACCCTACCGGTTAACGCACCCGATTCATTGCAAAATTAA
- the recA gene encoding recombinase RecA, protein MDDNKSKALAAALAQIERQFGKGAIMKMGDNQIENDLQVVSTGSLGLDLALGVGGLPRGRIVEIFGPESSGKTTLCLHVVAEIQKLGGVAAYIDAENALDPIYAQKLGVNVSDMLISQPDTGEQALEIADMLVRSGGVDIIVVDSVAALTPKAEIEGEMGDVHVGLQARLMSQALRKLTGNIKRTNTLVIFINQLRMKIGAMMPGQSPETTTGGNALKFYASVRLDIRRIGAVKKGEEIIGNQTKVKVAKNKVSPPFRVITFDILYGEGISREGEIIEQGVANKIVEKSGAWYSYNGNKIGQGLENSRQFLKDNPELAEEIMQKVRGKLIGSSLPIEMGGENEEAAE, encoded by the coding sequence ATGGATGACAACAAAAGCAAAGCGCTAGCCGCCGCCCTCGCCCAGATCGAACGCCAATTTGGTAAAGGCGCCATCATGAAAATGGGCGACAACCAAATCGAAAATGATTTGCAAGTGGTTTCCACTGGCTCGCTCGGCTTGGACTTGGCACTGGGCGTGGGTGGTTTACCACGCGGCCGTATTGTTGAAATCTTTGGACCTGAATCGTCAGGTAAAACCACGCTGTGTCTGCACGTGGTAGCAGAAATTCAAAAACTCGGCGGCGTTGCGGCCTACATCGATGCGGAAAACGCGCTCGATCCAATCTACGCGCAAAAACTCGGCGTGAATGTATCGGATATGCTGATTTCTCAGCCTGATACTGGCGAGCAAGCGCTGGAAATCGCCGATATGCTGGTACGCTCGGGTGGCGTTGACATTATCGTCGTTGACTCGGTGGCAGCCTTAACGCCAAAAGCCGAGATCGAAGGCGAAATGGGCGACGTACACGTAGGTCTGCAAGCTCGCTTGATGAGTCAGGCGCTACGTAAACTGACGGGTAATATCAAACGTACCAACACGCTGGTGATCTTTATTAACCAGTTGCGCATGAAAATTGGCGCGATGATGCCAGGGCAAAGCCCAGAAACCACCACCGGTGGTAATGCGCTGAAATTCTACGCCTCAGTTCGTTTGGACATCCGCCGTATCGGCGCGGTGAAAAAAGGCGAAGAAATCATTGGTAACCAAACCAAGGTGAAGGTTGCCAAAAACAAAGTATCGCCACCATTCCGTGTGATCACGTTTGACATCTTGTACGGCGAAGGTATTTCGCGTGAAGGCGAGATCATCGAGCAAGGCGTAGCCAACAAGATCGTCGAAAAATCAGGCGCTTGGTACAGCTACAACGGCAATAAGATCGGCCAAGGCTTAGAAAACTCACGTCAATTCTTGAAAGACAACCCAGAATTAGCCGAAGAAATCATGCAAAAAGTACGTGGTAAATTGATTGGCAGCAGCTTGCCGATTGAAATGGGCGGCGAAAACGAAGAAGCTGCGGAATAA
- the recX gene encoding recombination regulator RecX, whose product MATISLRNKALQMLGRRDHSRAELEQKLKAHTETPEEIPAILDDFEARGWLSDSRFAEQWTHYRSQRYGQARLKQELRQRGVASDIIEASLEAVADNEEATARRLWRKKFGQAPVDAKERAKQLRFLASRGFSTAVIYRVVSGDVDDDLGDFDFE is encoded by the coding sequence TTGGCGACGATTTCATTGCGCAATAAAGCGCTGCAAATGCTTGGGCGACGCGATCACTCGCGCGCCGAGCTAGAGCAAAAGCTCAAAGCGCACACCGAAACACCAGAAGAAATCCCTGCAATTCTGGACGATTTTGAAGCACGCGGCTGGCTATCCGATAGCCGCTTTGCCGAGCAATGGACGCACTATCGCAGCCAGCGTTACGGCCAAGCCCGCCTAAAACAAGAGTTGCGCCAGCGCGGGGTCGCCAGCGACATCATCGAAGCCAGCCTTGAAGCCGTCGCCGACAACGAGGAAGCAACCGCGCGCAGATTGTGGCGCAAAAAATTTGGCCAAGCGCCAGTTGACGCAAAAGAGCGCGCCAAACAACTGCGCTTTCTGGCAAGCCGTGGCTTTAGCACTGCGGTGATTTATCGCGTCGTTAGCGGCGATGTGGATGATGACTTGGGCGATTTTGATTTCGAATAA
- a CDS encoding PAS domain S-box protein: protein MVLLVLLTLAWITVRDYHQAIEDAQRNDQSLARALDENATRAFVSVEQAMQNIAEDLDRQGGVEKADEYLMHLLLKDKVRLTPQIRGIITIGANGHIHSHGLEYPARKINLSDRVYFQYHSQFNNSQPFVSPPLLSRTDGKWLIAVTRRINTHSGEFGGILLSGMEPEYFLKFYESLQLPKGVSIQVLRSDGVVLVNYPFKESELARSERQNDSLTFEQMRLKRHSTILQKTAQGNEQLLTFMVNQSQLPLIITIKHDVDVVLAAFHEITLIRIMVALALMAIVSILLYILLRQIRRVEDIEGRLFLTQYTVDESPDLTLWCDPTGLIRYSNKSLANLSGISRQELLSHHFVDLFTEMSDQDWLECWAKLQDQKQFNFESPLYISSGTKLPMELTLSLIKYQREAYVCCTARDISQRRVAEQELRQHRDQLHEMVQERTAEIRTVLDASPLAIMLSMNGKIRLVNPAFELLFGYASSDVINTDTQTIFNSPEKYNELRQKIWSRIASGGVFRGETELYRRDHSPFWAMIYAKALVAGDMSKGMIAVVEDITSQRIAAQSLRQSERLNRTIIDQTADGFLLIDADHRIRDVNHSFTRLLGFNREDLIGLNPRTIWGDTCTPFFPTDLIDLALQEHTTKDIELADQNGVIRPFLINSGVVLDEQENIEYAYAFFTDITQLKEIEKRLVDAKDAAENANLAKSSFLANMSHELRTPMHAILSFSEMGLAKTGKLDAPEATHLNRYYERINASGKRLLVLLNDLLDMSRLEANKMSYDKGKHSVPLIIRMAIAEMSSLLAGKQLHLEFNESSDDITTVFDKARITQVIVNLLSNAIKFSPSGSTIEVYIQAIDLLDDGSPAISIAIRDHGPGIPENELETIFDKFIQSSRVRMGGGTGLGLAISRQIMMDHGGQINARNHPEGGAVFTILLPNKNTN, encoded by the coding sequence ATGGTATTACTGGTGCTACTCACACTGGCATGGATTACTGTGCGCGATTATCACCAAGCCATCGAAGATGCACAGCGCAATGATCAATCTCTAGCTCGCGCGCTCGACGAAAATGCCACTCGCGCCTTTGTTTCTGTTGAACAAGCGATGCAAAACATTGCAGAAGATCTTGATCGACAAGGTGGGGTTGAAAAAGCCGATGAATATTTGATGCATTTATTGCTCAAAGATAAAGTCAGGCTTACCCCGCAAATCCGCGGCATTATCACTATTGGCGCTAATGGCCATATCCACAGCCACGGTTTGGAATATCCTGCGCGGAAAATCAACTTATCCGACCGAGTGTATTTTCAGTATCACAGCCAATTTAATAACTCACAGCCTTTCGTCAGCCCTCCTTTACTCTCTCGCACCGATGGCAAATGGCTGATTGCAGTAACGCGCCGAATCAATACGCACAGTGGCGAATTTGGTGGCATCCTCCTTTCGGGAATGGAGCCGGAATACTTCTTAAAATTTTATGAGTCGCTGCAACTGCCCAAGGGCGTTTCAATTCAAGTTTTGCGCAGTGATGGCGTTGTCTTGGTCAATTATCCGTTTAAGGAAAGTGAATTGGCTCGCAGTGAGCGGCAAAACGATTCATTAACCTTCGAACAAATGCGCTTAAAGCGTCACAGCACAATCCTGCAAAAAACTGCACAAGGAAATGAGCAGTTATTGACTTTTATGGTGAATCAAAGTCAGCTGCCGCTAATTATTACCATCAAACATGATGTAGATGTGGTTCTGGCCGCATTTCATGAAATCACGCTCATTCGGATTATGGTCGCGCTGGCGTTGATGGCGATTGTGTCGATTTTGCTGTACATCTTATTGCGCCAAATTCGCCGTGTAGAAGACATTGAAGGCCGCCTATTTTTAACACAATACACCGTAGATGAATCTCCCGATTTAACCTTATGGTGCGACCCAACTGGCTTGATTCGCTACTCCAACAAAAGTCTAGCTAACCTTTCAGGCATTAGTCGCCAAGAGTTATTAAGCCATCATTTCGTTGATCTATTTACTGAAATGAGCGATCAAGATTGGCTTGAATGCTGGGCCAAGCTACAAGATCAAAAGCAGTTTAATTTTGAAAGTCCACTCTACATCAGCAGCGGTACTAAATTACCGATGGAATTGACGCTGTCCTTGATTAAATATCAGCGTGAAGCCTACGTGTGCTGCACGGCACGTGATATTTCACAGCGCCGCGTGGCCGAGCAGGAGTTGCGCCAACACCGCGATCAACTGCACGAAATGGTGCAAGAACGTACAGCTGAAATTCGTACGGTACTCGATGCCAGCCCCTTGGCGATTATGCTGTCAATGAATGGCAAAATTCGCTTGGTCAACCCTGCGTTTGAGCTACTTTTTGGCTACGCCAGCAGCGATGTAATCAATACCGACACACAAACCATCTTTAATTCGCCAGAGAAGTACAACGAGTTACGGCAAAAAATTTGGTCGCGCATCGCCTCTGGCGGCGTATTCCGTGGGGAAACCGAACTCTATCGCCGTGATCACTCGCCATTCTGGGCGATGATTTATGCTAAGGCCTTGGTGGCTGGCGATATGAGCAAAGGCATGATTGCGGTAGTTGAAGACATTACGTCTCAACGAATTGCCGCCCAATCATTGCGCCAATCAGAACGACTAAACCGCACGATTATTGATCAAACTGCCGATGGTTTCTTATTGATTGATGCGGATCATCGGATTCGCGACGTTAATCACTCGTTTACTCGTTTACTAGGGTTTAACCGAGAAGATTTAATCGGACTTAACCCTCGTACCATCTGGGGAGATACCTGCACCCCGTTCTTCCCTACAGATCTTATTGATCTTGCCTTGCAAGAGCATACCACCAAGGATATTGAACTTGCGGATCAGAATGGCGTCATTCGCCCCTTCCTGATCAATAGCGGTGTGGTACTGGATGAACAGGAAAATATTGAATACGCCTACGCCTTCTTTACCGATATTACTCAGCTGAAAGAAATCGAAAAACGCCTCGTCGATGCCAAAGACGCCGCCGAAAACGCCAACTTGGCCAAGTCATCCTTCCTTGCCAATATGAGCCACGAATTGCGCACGCCGATGCACGCGATTTTATCGTTCTCGGAAATGGGCCTGGCCAAAACCGGCAAATTGGATGCACCAGAAGCAACCCACCTTAATCGTTATTACGAACGGATTAATGCTTCAGGCAAACGCCTATTAGTTTTGCTTAATGATTTATTGGATATGTCGCGCCTTGAAGCCAATAAGATGAGTTACGACAAGGGCAAACACAGCGTACCGCTGATTATTCGGATGGCGATTGCCGAAATGAGCTCATTGCTGGCGGGCAAACAATTGCACCTCGAATTTAACGAAAGCAGCGATGACATCACGACGGTGTTTGATAAGGCCCGCATTACCCAAGTGATCGTGAATTTGCTTTCAAACGCGATTAAATTTAGTCCATCGGGCAGCACCATTGAAGTGTACATTCAAGCGATTGATTTGCTCGACGATGGCTCTCCGGCCATCAGTATCGCAATTCGCGACCACGGTCCGGGTATCCCCGAAAACGAACTGGAAACTATTTTTGATAAATTCATTCAAAGTAGCCGAGTCCGCATGGGTGGAGGTACTGGCCTGGGGCTGGCAATCAGTCGACAAATCATGATGGATCACGGTGGGCAAATTAATGCCCGCAACCACCCCGAAGGCGGCGCGGTATTTACCATTTTGCTGCCAAATAAAAATACCAATTGA
- a CDS encoding D-amino acid dehydrogenase, translated as MKVIVLGAGVIGVTTAWFLAQEGHDVTVIERAQEPARETSYANGGQVSVCHAEPWANPKAPWKTLQWLGEEDAPLLFRLKLDWNQWRWGLRFLQQCTKAKAKSNLQNLVRLGLYSRDTLQAVRAQTGVIYDQRTEGILHYYTDPAEYEAAIPAAALMREVGLDRQVKTAEECIQIEPALAQSRYPIVGGTYTPSDESGDARLFTNELADRCAAMGVQFRYDCAIEALLREGDDVKAVRVRSEEEGVEVLHADQIVVCLGSYSPLYLQPLGITLDIYPAKGYSATIPVTDPEFAPTVSLTDDGYKLVFSRLGDRLRVAGTAEFNGYNLDLNEIRCKALINRTSQIFPQGMDYERAEFWTGLRPATPGNLPYIGQTRYPSLWLNTGHGTLGWTECCGSAKAIADLIAKRKPEVDYPFVVGI; from the coding sequence ATGAAAGTGATAGTCTTAGGTGCAGGGGTTATTGGTGTGACCACCGCGTGGTTTTTAGCGCAAGAAGGCCACGATGTAACGGTGATTGAGCGTGCGCAAGAACCTGCGCGCGAAACCAGTTATGCCAATGGCGGGCAAGTGTCGGTATGCCACGCCGAGCCGTGGGCCAACCCGAAAGCGCCGTGGAAAACGCTGCAATGGTTGGGTGAAGAAGACGCGCCGCTACTGTTTCGCCTGAAACTCGATTGGAATCAATGGCGCTGGGGTTTACGCTTTTTGCAGCAATGCACCAAGGCCAAAGCCAAATCCAATCTGCAAAATCTCGTCCGCCTAGGACTATATAGCCGTGATACTTTGCAAGCTGTGCGCGCGCAAACCGGTGTGATTTACGATCAGCGCACCGAGGGCATTTTGCATTACTACACCGACCCAGCTGAATATGAAGCGGCTATTCCCGCTGCGGCGCTGATGCGCGAAGTGGGTTTGGATCGGCAAGTCAAAACGGCTGAAGAATGCATTCAGATTGAGCCCGCGCTGGCGCAATCGCGTTACCCGATCGTCGGCGGTACTTACACGCCGAGCGATGAGTCGGGTGATGCACGACTGTTTACCAATGAGCTAGCAGATCGCTGTGCGGCGATGGGTGTGCAGTTTCGCTACGATTGCGCGATCGAGGCGCTGCTGCGTGAAGGCGATGATGTGAAAGCGGTGCGCGTACGCAGCGAAGAAGAGGGCGTCGAAGTGCTGCACGCGGATCAAATCGTCGTTTGCTTGGGTAGCTACAGTCCGCTGTATTTGCAGCCGCTCGGCATTACGCTCGATATTTATCCGGCCAAAGGCTATTCAGCGACGATTCCGGTGACTGATCCCGAATTCGCACCAACGGTGAGCTTGACTGATGATGGTTATAAATTGGTGTTTTCGCGCCTTGGGGATCGCCTGCGCGTGGCGGGAACGGCCGAGTTTAATGGCTACAATTTGGATTTAAATGAAATCCGCTGCAAGGCGTTGATCAATCGCACCAGCCAAATTTTCCCGCAAGGTATGGATTATGAACGGGCCGAATTCTGGACCGGTTTGCGTCCTGCGACGCCCGGGAATTTGCCCTATATCGGCCAGACGCGTTATCCAAGCTTGTGGCTCAATACTGGGCACGGCACTTTGGGTTGGACGGAATGTTGTGGTTCGGCCAAGGCGATCGCGGATTTAATCGCCAAACGTAAACCGGAAGTTGATTATCCCTTTGTGGTTGGGATTTAA
- a CDS encoding peptide chain release factor 3, translating into MPDIRSEVARRRTFAIISHPDAGKTTLTEKLLYFSGTIQAAGTVKGKKGGKFATSDWMDIEKQRGISVASSVMQFDYRDHVVNLLDTPGHQDFSEDTYRVLTAVDSALMVIDAAKGVEAQTIKLLNVCRMRHTPIITFMNKYDREVRDNLELLDEVESVLEIRCAPITWPIGMGKTFRGVYSILSDEIIIFTPGQGPLDEVEIIKGIDNPRLDELFPLEIENTRMELELVRGASHPFDLEEFLAGTLTPVFFGSAINNFGIREILNALVDWAPQPSESHALQRDVAPTEEKFSAFVFKIQANMDPKHRDRIAFLRVCSGEFTRGMKFKHLRLNREIAANSVVTFMAQGREQVEEAYAGDIIGLPNHGNIQIGDSFSEGELLSFTGIPYFAPEMFRIVRIKNPLKVKQLQKGLQQLGEEGAVQVFKPLNGGDLILGAVGVLQFEVVASRLLNEYGVEAMFESTPIYTARWVTCDDAKKLADFEKNLVNNLSRDAADSLAYLATSRVNLDLTMERWPELKFHATREHAVKL; encoded by the coding sequence ATGCCGGATATTCGCAGTGAAGTGGCACGTCGCCGTACGTTTGCCATCATTTCCCACCCTGACGCGGGTAAAACCACGCTAACCGAAAAACTGCTGTATTTTTCGGGCACGATTCAGGCTGCGGGTACCGTTAAGGGTAAAAAAGGCGGCAAGTTTGCTACCTCGGACTGGATGGATATCGAAAAGCAACGCGGTATCTCGGTTGCTTCATCGGTGATGCAGTTCGATTACCGCGATCACGTCGTAAACCTTTTGGACACCCCGGGTCACCAAGACTTCTCAGAAGACACCTACCGCGTACTGACTGCGGTTGACTCGGCCTTGATGGTGATTGACGCGGCCAAGGGTGTGGAAGCGCAAACGATCAAACTGTTGAACGTCTGCCGCATGCGCCACACGCCGATTATCACTTTCATGAATAAATACGACCGTGAAGTGCGTGATAATCTCGAACTACTCGACGAAGTTGAAAGCGTGCTCGAAATCCGCTGCGCACCAATCACTTGGCCAATCGGCATGGGTAAAACCTTCCGCGGCGTGTACAGCATTTTGTCGGATGAAATTATCATCTTCACGCCGGGCCAAGGCCCGCTCGATGAAGTGGAAATCATCAAAGGCATCGACAACCCGCGTCTGGACGAACTGTTCCCGCTGGAAATTGAAAACACCCGCATGGAGCTCGAACTCGTGCGCGGCGCTTCGCACCCGTTCGATCTGGAAGAATTCCTCGCCGGCACATTGACGCCTGTGTTCTTTGGCTCGGCGATCAATAACTTCGGTATCCGCGAAATCTTAAACGCGCTGGTTGATTGGGCGCCACAACCGTCTGAATCGCACGCGCTGCAGCGAGACGTTGCGCCAACCGAAGAAAAATTCTCGGCCTTCGTGTTCAAAATTCAAGCGAATATGGACCCGAAACACCGCGACCGCATTGCGTTCTTGCGCGTGTGCTCGGGCGAATTTACGCGTGGCATGAAGTTTAAACATTTGCGCCTCAACCGCGAAATCGCCGCTAATTCGGTGGTGACTTTCATGGCACAGGGTCGCGAGCAGGTGGAAGAAGCCTACGCGGGCGACATTATCGGCCTGCCTAACCACGGTAATATTCAGATCGGCGATAGTTTTTCTGAAGGCGAATTGCTGTCGTTCACCGGCATTCCGTACTTCGCGCCGGAAATGTTCCGTATTGTGCGCATCAAAAACCCGTTGAAAGTAAAACAGCTGCAAAAAGGCTTGCAACAGCTTGGCGAAGAAGGCGCGGTACAGGTCTTCAAACCACTGAACGGTGGTGATTTGATTTTGGGCGCGGTCGGCGTGCTGCAGTTTGAAGTGGTTGCTTCACGCTTGCTGAACGAATACGGTGTTGAGGCGATGTTTGAATCGACGCCGATTTACACCGCGCGTTGGGTGACGTGTGACGACGCGAAAAAACTCGCCGACTTTGAGAAAAACCTCGTCAATAACCTCAGCCGAGATGCGGCGGATAGCTTGGCCTACTTGGCCACTAGCCGCGTGAATTTGGATTTGACGATGGAGCGTTGGCCAGAGTTGAAATTCCACGCCACGCGCGAGCACGCGGTTAAGCTCTAA